A single region of the Glycine max cultivar Williams 82 chromosome 20, Glycine_max_v4.0, whole genome shotgun sequence genome encodes:
- the LOC100807735 gene encoding putative disease resistance RPP13-like protein 1, with amino-acid sequence MAGVGEALISASVEILLNKIASTVRDFLFSTKLNVSMLEELNTKLWELTVVLNDAEEKQITDPSVKTWLHGLKDAVYDAEDLLDEINTESHRCKVEGESKAFTTKVRSFVSSRSKIFYKNMNSKLEDLSKKLENYVNQKDRLMLQIVSRPVSYRRRADSLVEPVVIARTDDKEKIRKMLLSDDDEKNNNIGVIPILGMGGLGKTTLAQSLYNDGEVKKHFDSRVWVWVSDDFDNFRVTKMIVESLTLKDCPITNFDVLRVELNNILREKKFLLVLDDLWNDKYNDWVDLIAPLRSGKKGSKIIVTTRQQGVAQVARTLYIHALEPLTVENCWHILARHAFGDEGYDKHPRLEEIGRKIARKCEGLPLAAKTLGGLLRSNVDVGEWNKILNSNSWAHGDVLPALHISYLHLPAFMKRCFAYCSIFPKQNLLDRKELILLWMAEGFLQQSHGDNRAMESIGDDCFNELLSRSLIEKDKAEAEKFRMHDLIYDLARLVSGKSSFYFEGDEIPGTVRHLAFPRESYDKSERFERLYELKCLRTFLPQLQNPNYEYYLAKMVSHDWLPKLRCLRSLSLSQYKNISELPESIGNLVLLRYLDLSYTSIERLPDETFMLYNLQTLKLSNCKSLTQLPGQIGNLVNLRHLDISDIKLKMPTEICKLKDLRTLTSFVVGRQDGLRIRELGKFPYLQGNISILELQNVGDPMDAFQAELKKKEQIEELTLEWGKFSQIAKDVLGNLQPSLNLKKLNITSYGGTSFPEWLGDSSYSNVTVLSISNCNYCLSLPQFGQLPSLKELVIKSMKAMKIVGHEFYCNNGGSPTFQPFPLLESLQFEEMSKWEEWLPFEGEDSNFPFPCLKRLSLSDCPKLRGSLPRFLPSLTEVSISKCNQLEAKSCDLRWNTSIEVICIRESGDGLLALLLNFSCQELFIGEYDSLQSLPKMIHGANCFQKLILRNIHYLISFPPDGLPTSLKSLEIRECWNLEFLSHETWHKYSSLEELRLWNSCHSLTSFPLDSFPALEYLYIHGCSNLEAITTQGGETAPKLFYFVVTDCEKLKSLSEQIDDLPVLNGLWLYRLPELASLFPRCLPSTLQFLSVDVGMLSSMSKLELGLLFQRLTSLSCLRICGVGEEDLVNTLLKEMLLPTSLQSLCLHGFDGLKLLEGNGLRHLTSLQKLHVWHCRSLESLPEDQLPPSLELLSINDCPPLAARYRGRERKYKFWSKIAHWSKIAHISAIQINDDVTIR; translated from the coding sequence atggCTGGGGTGGGAGAGGCACTAATCTCTGCTTCTGTGGAGATCTTACTAAACAAGATAGCTTCAACAGTTAGAGATTTCCTTTTCAGCACAAAGTTGAATGTTTCTATGTTGGAAGAGTTGAATACGAAGCTGTGGGAACTTACGGTTGTGCTTAATGATGCTGAGGAGAAGCAGATCACTGATCCTTCGGTGAAAACATGGCTTCATGGGTTGAAAGATGCTGTCTATGACGCAGAAGATTTGTTGGATGAAATCAATACAGAATCTCATAGATGCAAGGTGGAGGGAGAATCTAAAGCATTTACTACCAAGGTCAGATCATTTGTTTCTTCAcgctctaaaatattttataagaacatGAATTCCAAGCTCGAAGATTTATCTAAAAAGCTAGAAAATTATGTGAACCAAAAAGATCGTCTCATGTTGCAAATTGTTTCTAGACCAGTCTCTTATAGAAGGAGGGCAGATTCATTGGTTGAGCCTGTTGTTATTGCAAGAACGGATGACAAAGAGAAGATACGGAAAATGCTTCTATCTGATGATGATGAGAAGAACAATAATATAGGAGTGATCCCAATATTGGGCATGGGAGGTCTCGGAAAAACAACCCTTGCTCAATCCCTTTACAATGATGGTGAAGTGAAAAAACATTTTGATTCGAGAGTTTGGGTATGGGTATCAGatgattttgataattttagagTAACGAAGATGATTGTTGAGTCTCTCACATTGAAAGATTGTCCTATTACTAATTTTGATGTTCTTCGTGTTGAATTAAACAATATCTTAAGAGAGAAGAAATTTTTGCTTGTGCTAGATGACCTTTGGAATGACAAGTATAATGATTGGGTTGACTTGATAGCTCCTTTAAGGAGcgggaaaaagggaagtaagaTTATTGTGACAACCCGACAACAAGGAGTTGCACAGGTCGCACGAACATTATACATTCATGCGCTGGAACCTCTTACGGTTGAAAATTGTTGGCACATACTAGCTAGACATGCATTTGGTGATGAAGGTTATGACAAACATCCAAGATTAGAAGAGATTGGTAGGAAAATTGCAAGAAAATGCGAAGGTCTGCCATTAGCTGCTAAAACGTTGGGAGGTCTTTTGCGATCCAATGTTGATGTCGGGGAATGGAATAAAATTCTGAACAGCAACTCATGGGCACATGGTGATGTTTTACCAGCTTTACACATAAGTTATCTTCATCTGCCAGCAtttatgaaaagatgttttgcatattgttcaatttttccaaaacaaaatttgttggATAGGAAGGAATTGATTTTGTTATGGATGGCGGAAGGCTTTCTTCAACAAAGCCATGGAGATAATAGAGCAATGGAATCAATAGGTGATGATTGCTTTAATGAATTATTATCTAGATCTTTGATTGAAAAAGACAAAGCTGAAGCAGAGAAGTTTCGAATGCATGATCTGATCTATGATTTAGCTAGACTAGTATCAGGAAAAAGTTCTTTCTACTTTGAAGGTGATGAAATCCCAGGAACTGTTCGCCATTTAGCATTTCCTAGAGAATCGTATGATAAATCTGAAAGATTTGAGCGCTTGTATGAGTTAAAATGTTTGCGGACCTTTCTACCACAACTCCAAAATCCAAATTATGAATATTACTTAGCTAAAATGGTGTCCCATGATTGGTTGCCAAAACTAAGATGCTTGCGATCACTGTCATTGTCTCAATACAAAAATATCAGTGAGCTGCCTGAGTCAATTGGCAATTTGGTGCTTCTACGATATCTTGACCTTTCCTATACTTCCATAGAAAGGCTGCCTGATGAAACCTTCATGCTTTACAATTTGCAGACTTTGAAACTTTCAAATTGTAAATCTCTTACTCAGCTGCCAGGGCAGATAGGAAATTTGGTCAATCTACGCCACCTTGATATTAGTGACATAAAGTTGAAGATGCCGACAGAAATATGCAAACTGAAAGACCTTCGTACATTGACTTCTTTTGTTGTAGGCAGACAAGATGGACTAAGGATAAGAGAATTAGGGAAATTTCCTTATCTGCAGGGTAATATTTCCATTTTGGAGCTACAAAATGTTGGTGATCCGATGGATGCATTTCAAgcagaattaaagaaaaaagagcaAATTGAGGAGCTTACGCTGGAGTGGGGCAAATTCTCACAAATTGCCAAAGATGTACTTGGGAACCTGCAACCGtcattaaatttaaagaaactcAACATCACATCCTATGGTGGCACAAGCTTTCCAGAATGGCTGGGTGATTCTTCGTATTCTAATGTTACAGTCCTTAGTATCAGTAATTGCAACTATTGTTTGTCACTTCCACAATTTGGACAACTACCTTCTCTTAAGGAGCTTGTCATTAAAAGCATGAAAGCCATGAAAATAGTTGGTCATGAATTTTACTGCAACAACGGAGGCTCCCCTACTTTTCAGCCATTTCCATTACTAGAAAGTCTCCAGTTTGAAGAGATGTCAAAGTGGGAGGAGTGGCTACCATTTGAGGGTGAAGATAGCAACTTTCCTTTTCCTTGTCTTAAGCGTTTGAGTTTATCTGATTGTCCCAAGTTGAGAGGAAGCTTGCCCCGCTTTCTACCTTCATTGACAGAGGTCAGTATCTCAAAGTGCAATCAACTAGAGGCAAAATCATGTGATCTGAGATGGAACACATCAATTGAAGTAATATGCATCCGAGAAAGTGGAGATGGCTTGTTGGCTTTGCTTCTAAACTTTTCTTGTCAAGAACTATTTATTGGAGAGTATGATAGTTTGCAGTCTTTGCCAAAAATGATACATGGTGccaattgttttcaaaagttGATTCTTAGAAATATCCATTATTTAATTTCCTTCCCACCTGATGGTTTGCCCACATCATTgaaatcacttgaaattagagAGTGTTGGAACTTAGAATTTCTCTCTCATGAAACATGGCACAAATACTCATCACTTGAAGAACTGAGACTTTGGAATAGTTGCCATTCCCTAACATCCTTTCCATTAGACAGTTTCCCTGCCCTTGAATATCTTTATATTCATGGTTGTTCCAACTTGGAAGCGATTACTACTCAAGGTGGAGAGACAGCtcccaaattattttattttgttgtcacTGATTGTGAGAAACTCAAGTCACTTTCAGAACAGATTGATGATCTCCCTGTCCTTAACGGCTTGTGGCTTTATAGGCTTCCAGAGCTAGCATCCTTGTTCCCAAGGTGTTTGCCTTCCACTTTACAATTCCTTTCTGTTGATGTTGGAATGCTATCATCTATGTCTAAACTTGAGTTAGGTTTGTTATTCCAACGCCTGACTTCTCTGTCTTGTCTTCGCATCTGCGGTGTTGGGGAGGAAGATCTGGTAAACACCCTGCTGAAGGAGATGTTACTTCCCACTTCTCTCCAGTCTCTATGCTTGCACGGTTTTGATGGTTTAAAGTTGTTGGAAGGAAATGGTCTTCGACATCTTACTTCTCTCCAGAAGCTTCATGTCTGGCATTGTAGAAGCCTCGAATCCTTGCCCGAAGATCAGTTGCCACCCTCTCTTGAATTACTGAGTATAAATGACTGTCCTCCACTAGCTGCAAGGTATAGAGGTCGGGAAAGGAAATACAAATTCTGGTCTAAGATTGCTCACTGGTCAAAGATTGCTCACATTTCTGCGATCCAGATAAATGATGATGTGACAATAAGATGA